The sequence below is a genomic window from Draconibacterium halophilum.
GGCATAAGCCATTTTAGCTCCCAGATAAGGATCTTCGCCTGCACCCTCCATAAACCGTCCCCAGCGGGCATCGCGGGCAATATCAACCATCGGAGCAAATGTCCAGTGTAAACCAACTGCCGAAGCTTCAACAGCTGCAATACGCGAAGACTTTTTGGCCAGTTCCGGTTCCCAACTCGCAGCTTCTCCTAACGGAATTGGAAACATGGTTTCGTAACCATGAATTACGTCGTAGGCAAGAATAAGTGGAATTCCCAATCGACTGCTATCAACTGCCCAGGCTTGAATTTTTCGGGTAGCATTTGCCCCGGTTACATTAAGCATAGAGCCTACTTTGCCCTCTCTTATCATGTTGTAAAGCGACATGGAATCAACACTCTCAGGAGCTGGCCCGGTCATTTCCCAACGCGAAGAATATTGGTTTAGCTGACCGATCTTTTCGATCAAAGTCATTTTTGAGATTAAAGCCTCAACTTTGGTGTCGACGGCAGAATCATTTTTTGAAGTTTTGCTGTGGTCGCCCTTTTGGCAAGCCACTGTGATAAAACTCATTAGAAGTAATGAAATAATTAGCTTTTGCATTGATTTTAGATTCTTATTGTTGATAATACAATTAGACACAAATATAGCATAAAAAAAGGTGGAACAAAATCCACCTTTTTATCATCTTTTATCTCTTTTATTTCGAATGTGACTTTCGGACAATTATATTCAGGATAATAAATGCGACAACCAGAATTAGTGGTAACACTGCCATGTTGCGCAATGTTATCTGAGCTCCGGCTGTTTCAATTGATTTTCCCATAATAGGCAAAACCATTGATGTGGCAACAAATCCTGCCCCGCCAAGTATCGACATTCCCAGGGCGCCGCTTTTTGGTATATATTCTGATGCAACTCCAATCATTGTTGGCCAGAAATAACATACTCCAACGGCGAATACAGCTGCTGATAAAACAGTCATAACGGCACCACTTGAGACACTAAGTAATAATAGTCCTATAACCGAAAAAACGGCAGAACCAAGCAATACGCCAGGGGGGTTCAACCGGTGAATTAAGCCGCCTGCAAAATAACGACCAACCGCCATTAATCCGGTAACAACAGCCAGTACAATCATTGGGTGAATACCGTTATCAGCCAACAGTGCATTTATCCATTGTGTGGTGCCCAGTTCTGTTGAAGCAGTAAGCAGCATACAGCCAAAAATAAACGGAAACAATAAAGTGATTTTATTCACCAGGCGCCCTTCAATAATAATTAATGCCGTTATAAGACCAACAATAATTAAAGGAGTGGCATAATTGGCGGTAACAAGGGAGGCAATTGAAGGCGTTGTTGCAACCAAAATCATAAATACAACTGCCAGTGTTATGGTATATGGCGCACCAATATTGCGCATCATTTCTTTATAGGAAACTCCTGTTGTCACGCGTTCAGTTTCGGGTATTTTTTGTCCGAAAAATAATACGCCGTAGATAACAAGAGGAATAAACAGCAAGCCTACCAATACCTGCCAGGGCAGATTAAGTGAATCCATAACTACCGCTGCCAGCAAGCTACCGATTACAATTCCTCCGGGGAACCAAACATGGAACCTGTTAAGCATTTTAGTCTTTTTATCCGGAAACAGTGTTGCCACAAGGGGATTACAGGCAGCCTCAACACTTCCGTTTCCAAGGCCGATAAAGACATTTGCAATAAATAACGAGGTAAAATCTTTTGCCATAAGCAAGAGAACAATACCTACCAGATGAAGTCCAAAAGCCAACCATATAATGGTTTTTGTTTTAACCAGGTCGATAAAATACCCACCGGCAAACATGGCTACGGCAAATCCCCAGAATGCCGGTCCAAATGCACGACCAACATCTTCTTTCGACAATCCGTAATCATCCGTAAATACGCCCTCAATTTTTGCCCGGATGGCAAAAGTTATAGCCGTAACAAGCAAAGCAAGACATGCAGCGACAAAAAGCCGCTTCTGATTTACATCTTTCATAGTAAATTGGTTTAGTAGAGATACGGATCAAGATCAAAGTTATTCCGGAATCTCAAAGTTCATAATTTTGATTTATCTGAGTTTTTTAGGTATTGAATAGCTTGTAATAAAAGTCGTTGGTACTCTTCAGTTTCGTAGGTACGTTTATCGTGGCCGGCCTGAATATATATTATAGTTGAGGCATTAAAACGGTTCTCCCATGCCACGAAATCTGCACTTTTAGGATGCCGGGTTCGCAGCAAAGGTTTCACATTATCGGAGATTCGGATATTATCGTAAACCTCGTCGAAAAAACGCAGTTCACGAAATCCGGCAGTTACAGGCGTGTAATTTTCAACTGTACAATACACCCAAACATCGTGTTCGTATTCCGACCATTCATCATCCGGGATATTTTTATTTTGCTCAATATAGCGGCCGCCAATAATTTCCTCAAAAGCCGGCCAGTTTTGATAAGAAACTAAGGAATGATGCAAAAACAGAAATGGTTTGCCTTGTTTAGTCAGGCGGATGTATGCAGCTTTCTGTTCAGCAGAAATGTTGTTCCACATATCGTAAAAAACGAGCACATCAAAATCGTCGGCTATGCCATTTGCAATTTTATTGTTCGCCTCGGGTTGCGCAAAGTGTTCATACTCTAATTCCGTCATCCGGTCGAATAGTTGAAAGAACTGGAGGGAATCAAAACTATGCCCGCCGGTAACCAACATTACTTTTGTTGGTTGAGCCAAAACAACATATGCAAGAAGGCTGAAAACAACGAGAAGTAAAGGTTTCTTCATCTTTACGTTTTTATGGTTGAAACTAAAATGAATGTTTCAGTTTCCGAAAATAAGAAAATCATTCGTAAAATTCTACTTCTAAAATGTAATGAAACAAACCAACTAAATTTACAAATAGCTAAATTAAAGTTTTACAGGTATAAAAAATACCCTATTTTTGATTTAATCAATTCAGAAAACACATAGCCATGAATAAAAAATTATTTCAATTTCTATTTTATTTCTCACTTGTCGCCTTTATTTTTGTGTCGTGCGACAAAATGGACGATGTTGAAACACCGGTAAACGGGAACGAATACCTGGTTGAAGCAGAGTTTCAGTTTGCAATTCCGAAAACAGTAATTGATTTTACCATTGCTGCGGGCAGTTTGGAATATCCTCAATTGTCAGAAATTGGCGACCTCATTCAATCAGGAGTTGAAGTGTATAAAATAACTTATCAAACCACCTTCGATGGCGAAACTGTAAATGCTTCAGGAGTGGTGGCCATCCCCGATGTGGACGGCGTTTACCCGGTTTTAAGCTATCAGAACGGTACCAACACGGAACACAGTAAGGCTCCAAGTGTTGATTCGGACAACCAGCTTTTTCAGATTCTGGAAATGATGGGATCTACCGGATTTATTATTTCGTTGCCCGATTACCTCGGTTTTGGTGAATCTGACGATATGTTTCAC
It includes:
- a CDS encoding MFS transporter; amino-acid sequence: MKDVNQKRLFVAACLALLVTAITFAIRAKIEGVFTDDYGLSKEDVGRAFGPAFWGFAVAMFAGGYFIDLVKTKTIIWLAFGLHLVGIVLLLMAKDFTSLFIANVFIGLGNGSVEAACNPLVATLFPDKKTKMLNRFHVWFPGGIVIGSLLAAVVMDSLNLPWQVLVGLLFIPLVIYGVLFFGQKIPETERVTTGVSYKEMMRNIGAPYTITLAVVFMILVATTPSIASLVTANYATPLIIVGLITALIIIEGRLVNKITLLFPFIFGCMLLTASTELGTTQWINALLADNGIHPMIVLAVVTGLMAVGRYFAGGLIHRLNPPGVLLGSAVFSVIGLLLLSVSSGAVMTVLSAAVFAVGVCYFWPTMIGVASEYIPKSGALGMSILGGAGFVATSMVLPIMGKSIETAGAQITLRNMAVLPLILVVAFIILNIIVRKSHSK
- a CDS encoding ThuA domain-containing protein → MKKPLLLVVFSLLAYVVLAQPTKVMLVTGGHSFDSLQFFQLFDRMTELEYEHFAQPEANNKIANGIADDFDVLVFYDMWNNISAEQKAAYIRLTKQGKPFLFLHHSLVSYQNWPAFEEIIGGRYIEQNKNIPDDEWSEYEHDVWVYCTVENYTPVTAGFRELRFFDEVYDNIRISDNVKPLLRTRHPKSADFVAWENRFNASTIIYIQAGHDKRTYETEEYQRLLLQAIQYLKNSDKSKL